From Granulicella sp. WH15, the proteins below share one genomic window:
- a CDS encoding arsenate reductase ArsC yields MPHYNILFLCTGNSSRSIMAEAIMNCKGAPNFTAYSAGSHPTGTVRPKALRQIEAAGLSAEGFRSKSWEEFTKPDSPHLSFVFTVCDNAAKEVCPVWPGQPMTAHWGIPDPAAVEGTPEEIERAYKQAFAMLTTRISLMLALPLATMESLAIKKEIDSIGKR; encoded by the coding sequence ATGCCGCACTACAACATCTTGTTTCTTTGCACCGGCAACTCCAGCCGGTCGATCATGGCAGAGGCAATCATGAACTGCAAAGGCGCACCCAACTTCACCGCTTACAGCGCGGGCAGCCATCCTACGGGAACGGTGCGGCCCAAAGCCCTGCGGCAGATCGAGGCCGCCGGACTGAGCGCGGAAGGCTTTCGGAGTAAATCGTGGGAGGAGTTTACGAAACCGGACTCCCCTCATCTAAGCTTCGTTTTCACCGTCTGCGACAATGCCGCCAAAGAGGTGTGCCCTGTATGGCCGGGGCAACCAATGACCGCTCATTGGGGCATTCCCGATCCCGCCGCCGTCGAGGGAACCCCCGAGGAAATTGAGCGTGCGTACAAGCAAGCGTTCGCCATGCTGACGACTCGCATCTCCCTGATGCTTGCTCTGCCGTTGGCAACGATGGAATCCTTAGCCATCAAAAAAGAAATCGACAGCATAGGAAAGAGATAA
- a CDS encoding FAD-dependent oxidoreductase: MRFLIIGGSDAGISAALRAHEVNPQAEVTVLLEDDFPNYSICGLPFYLSGETPDWKSLAHRTEFDGIAIRRGYRATRIDIAAKTVEVSTAESGQISFPYDKLLIGTGAGPIQPQIDGWRLPGVFLLHTMKDSFAVHQYLEDAKPRRAVIIGAGYIGLEMADALTHRGIEVIVASRTSSVLATVDPEFGDSVGKELERHGVTVCTNVDASKISQVGNQLHISGSHGFEQDCEMVLIAVGVKPNATLGVEAGLGVGQKGALLTNRRMESGVPDIYVAGDCGETWHKLLSRYVYLPLGTTAHKQGRIAGENAMGGQREFTGSLGTQVVKIFDLVIARTGLRQDEADHYGFQPFTVESTMNDHKAYCPGATPLRVRVTGDLATGRLLGAQLMGKWGAEVSKRIDVFATALFHAMRVDDISDLDLSYTPPLSSPWDPVQMACQSWNTTVNTIRGERQHV, translated from the coding sequence ATGCGATTCCTCATCATTGGTGGCAGCGACGCCGGTATCAGTGCGGCTCTGCGAGCGCACGAAGTCAACCCCCAGGCGGAGGTTACGGTGCTGCTTGAGGACGATTTTCCCAACTACAGCATCTGCGGTTTGCCCTTCTATCTCAGTGGCGAAACGCCGGACTGGAAGAGTCTTGCCCATCGCACAGAGTTCGACGGCATTGCTATACGCCGTGGATACCGCGCAACCCGCATCGACATCGCTGCGAAGACGGTGGAGGTCTCTACAGCGGAGTCCGGCCAGATCAGCTTTCCTTATGACAAGCTGTTGATCGGAACGGGTGCAGGTCCGATACAGCCACAGATTGACGGCTGGCGGCTTCCCGGCGTCTTTCTGTTACACACGATGAAAGACAGCTTCGCCGTCCATCAATACTTGGAAGATGCGAAACCGCGCCGTGCAGTGATTATCGGAGCGGGATATATCGGCCTTGAGATGGCCGATGCACTCACGCATCGCGGTATTGAAGTGATCGTGGCAAGCCGCACCTCTTCCGTGCTCGCCACGGTCGATCCTGAGTTCGGCGACTCCGTTGGAAAAGAACTGGAGCGGCACGGCGTTACCGTTTGCACGAACGTAGACGCGAGTAAAATCTCGCAGGTTGGTAACCAGCTTCATATTTCAGGAAGTCATGGCTTCGAGCAGGATTGCGAAATGGTCCTCATCGCCGTGGGCGTGAAGCCCAATGCAACGCTTGGTGTGGAAGCTGGTTTAGGAGTCGGGCAGAAAGGTGCTCTCCTCACAAATCGAAGGATGGAGAGTGGAGTGCCGGATATATATGTTGCCGGAGACTGTGGAGAGACTTGGCACAAGCTTCTCAGCCGTTACGTTTATCTCCCGCTTGGCACCACCGCTCACAAGCAAGGTCGCATCGCGGGAGAGAATGCGATGGGTGGCCAGCGTGAGTTTACCGGATCGCTTGGGACACAGGTCGTCAAGATATTCGACCTAGTGATTGCACGTACCGGCCTTCGACAAGACGAAGCAGACCACTACGGCTTTCAGCCTTTCACGGTGGAGAGCACGATGAACGACCACAAAGCCTACTGTCCCGGTGCCACGCCTCTCCGAGTACGCGTAACAGGCGACCTTGCGACGGGACGCCTGTTGGGAGCGCAGCTCATGGGTAAGTGGGGGGCCGAGGTGTCCAAGCGAATCGACGTGTTCGCTACCGCGCTCTTTCATGCGATGAGAGTCGATGACATCTCCGATCTCGACCTTAGCTATACCCCGCCACTCAGCAGTCCGTGGGACCCGGTACAGATGGCTTGCCAATCTTGGAACACGACAGTCAACACCATCCGAGGAGAAAGACAGCATGTATAA
- a CDS encoding arsenate reductase ArsC, giving the protein MYKVIFACVHNAGRSQMAAAFFNHLADPQKAVAISAGTEPGVRVHPEVQAVMQEIGIDLSHAKPQKLTEELAKDAQLLITMGCGDKCPYVPGLRRDDWPLQDPKGLPIQEVRAIRDEIRQRVKLLIAANA; this is encoded by the coding sequence ATGTATAAGGTAATCTTCGCTTGCGTTCACAACGCAGGCCGCTCTCAGATGGCGGCGGCATTCTTCAATCACCTTGCAGATCCGCAAAAAGCCGTAGCTATTTCAGCGGGGACGGAGCCGGGTGTGCGCGTCCATCCCGAAGTCCAGGCAGTTATGCAAGAGATTGGGATTGACCTGAGCCATGCGAAGCCGCAAAAACTGACTGAGGAGCTGGCGAAGGATGCACAGCTCCTCATCACAATGGGATGCGGGGATAAATGCCCCTATGTGCCCGGATTGCGTCGAGATGACTGGCCGCTACAGGACCCCAAAGGACTGCCCATTCAAGAGGTGCGCGCTATACGAGACGAAATTCGTCAGAGAGTCAAATTGCTGATCGCTGCGAACGCTTGA
- a CDS encoding AAA family ATPase, which produces MIDRLEISGCASYGDAVELMDGLREINFVYGPNGAGKTTVSRLIADSSPYSKCAVHWQRGTKLETFVYNRDFVAKNFNQPGDLKGIFTLGQKDVETQNKIAQAKLDSADLTRKIENLTHTLQGDDGTGGKRGELARLEDNFRDAGWEAKKRHDAKLQGALTGYRGDKLKFKNRLVTECQKKAPAPLPIQSDLEARAASLFGTTPTTESLLSTINDTQFLAWEADPILAKRVIGKSDVDIAAMILRLGNSDWVKQGIAYYDVNDGDCPFCQQKAPQSLAASLEEYFDETFTQDASAIAALKDGYLLAGERISQTVDTVVATASRFLDTAMLKTEKQVFDARFQTNRQRLEQKAKEPSQSIALEPLKDILQKMKDLIEKANGSIREHNTMVANLASAQTQLIADVWAFFAHSETTAEFVKYQRDKKSVDAAISSLEQQIAAATSERKTKDAELRGLEKQTTSVRPTVDEINKLLNAFGFASFSLEATSTNLYRLRRSDGSDAKETLSEGERSFITFLYFYHLLKGSESASGVTTDRVIVFDDPVSSLDSDVLFIVGSLIRQTLEDVRAKRSHIKQVFVLTHNVYFHKEITFHKDRSAGQAFTEETFWIIRKVDGKSKVQKYTINPIKTSYDLLWAEVRDSRPQAPGVQNAMRRILEHYFRILGGIGYDEIVDLFDGEEKLICKALFSWVNDGSHSIPDDVFMTFDDGAVQKQRVVFKSIFVKTKHINHYNMMMGEPYVIESIAASVEPTAIA; this is translated from the coding sequence ATGATTGACCGACTTGAGATTTCAGGATGCGCCAGTTACGGAGATGCCGTCGAGTTGATGGACGGACTGCGTGAGATCAACTTTGTGTATGGCCCCAACGGAGCTGGGAAAACTACTGTATCGCGTCTGATCGCTGATAGCAGCCCATATTCCAAATGTGCTGTTCATTGGCAACGCGGGACGAAGCTGGAAACATTTGTCTACAACCGCGATTTTGTAGCTAAGAACTTCAACCAGCCGGGAGACCTAAAAGGCATTTTTACCCTGGGTCAGAAAGACGTAGAAACCCAAAATAAGATCGCGCAAGCAAAACTTGACTCGGCAGACCTCACCCGGAAGATCGAAAATCTCACTCACACATTACAGGGTGACGATGGCACAGGCGGCAAGCGAGGAGAACTCGCACGACTTGAAGATAATTTTCGGGATGCGGGCTGGGAGGCCAAGAAACGGCACGATGCAAAGCTACAGGGGGCGCTAACGGGCTACCGTGGAGACAAGCTGAAGTTTAAGAATCGGCTTGTTACGGAATGCCAAAAGAAAGCACCCGCGCCTTTGCCTATCCAATCTGACCTTGAGGCGCGTGCGGCCTCCCTGTTCGGAACAACGCCGACCACCGAATCGCTATTGAGCACGATTAACGACACCCAATTTCTCGCGTGGGAGGCCGATCCCATTCTCGCCAAGCGAGTCATCGGAAAGTCCGATGTAGACATTGCGGCCATGATCCTGCGGCTGGGCAACAGCGATTGGGTCAAGCAAGGCATCGCCTACTACGACGTGAACGACGGAGATTGCCCCTTCTGCCAGCAGAAAGCGCCTCAAAGCCTCGCCGCAAGCCTGGAGGAATACTTCGACGAAACCTTTACCCAGGACGCTTCTGCCATCGCTGCCCTGAAAGACGGGTACTTGCTGGCAGGAGAACGCATCAGCCAGACAGTCGATACGGTGGTGGCTACAGCTTCCCGCTTTCTCGATACCGCCATGCTGAAAACAGAAAAGCAGGTCTTCGATGCCCGATTCCAAACGAATCGGCAACGACTGGAACAGAAGGCCAAGGAGCCGAGCCAATCCATCGCGCTGGAACCGCTCAAAGACATTCTCCAGAAGATGAAAGACCTGATTGAGAAGGCGAATGGCTCGATCCGTGAACACAATACGATGGTGGCAAATCTGGCATCCGCTCAAACGCAGCTCATCGCGGACGTATGGGCCTTTTTCGCTCATAGCGAGACCACAGCCGAGTTTGTTAAATACCAGCGCGACAAGAAAAGCGTGGACGCTGCCATCAGCTCTCTTGAGCAGCAGATAGCGGCAGCGACCTCCGAACGGAAAACGAAAGATGCCGAGTTGCGCGGCCTGGAGAAGCAAACCACCAGCGTTCGTCCGACCGTAGATGAAATTAACAAACTCCTGAATGCCTTCGGCTTTGCGAGTTTTTCGCTGGAAGCGACAAGCACCAATCTTTACCGGCTACGCAGATCGGACGGAAGCGACGCTAAAGAGACGCTGAGTGAAGGAGAACGCAGCTTCATCACGTTTTTGTACTTCTATCACTTGTTGAAGGGGAGCGAATCAGCATCCGGCGTCACCACGGATCGCGTGATCGTCTTCGATGATCCGGTATCGAGCTTGGATAGCGATGTTCTTTTTATCGTTGGAAGTCTGATTCGTCAGACCCTCGAAGATGTACGTGCCAAGCGCAGTCACATCAAGCAGGTATTCGTGCTTACGCACAACGTCTACTTTCACAAAGAAATCACCTTCCATAAAGACCGCTCTGCGGGGCAAGCATTCACAGAAGAGACGTTCTGGATCATACGGAAGGTCGATGGGAAGTCGAAGGTCCAGAAGTACACCATCAACCCCATCAAAACGTCGTATGACCTGCTGTGGGCGGAAGTCCGTGACAGCAGACCGCAAGCACCGGGCGTCCAGAATGCAATGCGGCGCATTTTGGAACACTACTTCCGCATCCTCGGTGGAATCGGGTATGACGAAATCGTTGATTTGTTCGACGGTGAGGAAAAGCTGATCTGCAAGGCCCTCTTTAGCTGGGTGAACGACGGGTCGCATTCCATCCCGGATGATGTATTCATGACGTTTGACGATGGGGCTGTCCAGAAACAGCGGGTGGTCTTCAAGAGTATTTTCGTCAAGACGAAGCACATCAATCACTACAACATGATGATGGGCGAGCCGTATGTCATCGAATCCATCGCTGCATCGGTTGAGCCAACCGCCATAGCGTAG
- a CDS encoding zincin-like metallopeptidase domain-containing protein, with protein sequence MKKPSTSSRPNIYQTVTDRILSSLKADVIPWEKPWQTPHFTGGPFPRNFRTGKPYRGINVFLLWSSPYNSPFWLTFKQAQELKGTVRKGEKGTQIVFYKQLRDRRKEDESTREADDRAPFVLCYYTVFNVEQCDGLTLPQIIEQPTTAPEIDADETCEAIVTGWENRPALHLTSATECRAYYRPSTDSVHMPVRSRFVDTPHYYSTLFHELIHSTGHESRLNRTFGDRFGDHLYSKEELVAEMGAAFLCAIAEIANEHTDRNTTAYIQNWISKLEEDNRLIVHAAANAQKAVDSILGTTFAEEEEDAAAALQPPVPAAAELAEVA encoded by the coding sequence ATGAAGAAGCCAAGCACCAGCAGCAGACCGAACATCTACCAGACCGTTACCGACCGCATTCTTTCCAGCCTCAAGGCTGACGTCATTCCGTGGGAGAAGCCGTGGCAGACCCCGCACTTTACCGGAGGCCCGTTCCCGCGCAACTTCCGTACCGGGAAGCCCTATCGCGGCATCAACGTATTTTTGCTTTGGTCCAGCCCCTATAACTCTCCCTTCTGGCTCACCTTCAAACAGGCGCAGGAGCTAAAAGGCACCGTCCGCAAGGGAGAGAAAGGGACGCAGATTGTCTTTTACAAACAGCTACGCGACCGCAGGAAAGAAGACGAAAGCACCCGCGAAGCGGACGACCGCGCCCCCTTCGTTCTTTGCTACTACACCGTTTTCAACGTGGAGCAGTGCGACGGCCTCACGCTCCCACAGATCATCGAGCAGCCCACCACCGCCCCGGAGATCGACGCGGACGAGACTTGCGAAGCCATCGTTACCGGATGGGAGAACCGCCCCGCCCTTCATCTGACCAGTGCGACCGAGTGCCGCGCTTACTACCGGCCAAGCACCGACTCCGTCCACATGCCCGTCCGCTCCCGCTTCGTGGATACGCCCCACTACTACAGCACCCTGTTTCACGAGCTAATCCACAGCACCGGCCACGAAAGCCGCTTGAATCGCACCTTTGGCGACCGTTTCGGAGATCACCTCTACAGCAAGGAGGAACTGGTAGCCGAGATGGGCGCAGCCTTCCTTTGCGCCATCGCGGAGATTGCCAACGAACACACCGACCGCAACACCACTGCCTATATTCAGAACTGGATTTCCAAGCTGGAAGAGGATAACCGCCTCATCGTCCACGCTGCCGCGAACGCTCAGAAAGCCGTGGACTCGATTCTCGGCACCACGTTTGCGGAAGAGGAAGAAGACGCCGCCGCCGCGTTGCAGCCGCCCGTCCCCGCAGCGGCAGAACTTGCGGAGGTGGCGTAA
- a CDS encoding ParB/RepB/Spo0J family partition protein, with protein sequence MKELAETIRTQGVLSPLLVRPKDEVSFEIVFGARRYRAAQMAEAATVPVRIKYMTDAEVLEAQLIELSVVVKRFLSVFAGLHVMDMSTTCRFVI encoded by the coding sequence TTGAAGGAGCTTGCCGAAACCATCCGCACCCAGGGCGTTCTCTCGCCGTTGCTCGTCCGTCCCAAGGATGAGGTCAGCTTCGAGATCGTCTTTGGCGCACGGCGTTACCGCGCCGCGCAGATGGCCGAAGCTGCCACTGTGCCTGTCCGCATCAAGTACATGACCGATGCCGAAGTGTTGGAGGCGCAGTTGATTGAATTATCTGTAGTGGTCAAGAGATTTCTTTCTGTTTTCGCGGGCCTGCACGTCATGGACATGTCCACGACGTGCAGATTTGTTATTTGA
- a CDS encoding DUF6262 family protein: MRRNTEGLKRSAKLRTAAALEKAQAAIRRMQVEEIAINFRTVAAHAGVSTAWLYSTKPLRDRIVKLRAVSKTPVQNDTNHRRLISQERVIATLRLRVKDLEANNNELKEQLERAYGQLAIPSSNNKSARRGHVHDVQARENRKKSLDHYR; encoded by the coding sequence ATGCGTAGAAATACAGAAGGGCTGAAGCGTAGCGCAAAGCTCAGAACCGCCGCCGCGCTGGAGAAAGCGCAAGCCGCCATCCGTCGTATGCAAGTGGAAGAGATCGCGATCAACTTCCGCACGGTCGCGGCCCACGCCGGCGTATCCACCGCCTGGCTCTACAGCACCAAACCTCTACGAGATCGCATCGTGAAGCTTCGCGCCGTATCGAAGACGCCCGTGCAGAACGATACGAACCATCGACGGCTCATCTCGCAGGAGCGAGTGATCGCCACACTGCGACTCCGCGTCAAGGATCTGGAAGCCAACAACAACGAGCTCAAAGAACAACTGGAACGAGCCTATGGACAGCTTGCGATACCTTCCTCAAATAACAAATCTGCACGTCGTGGACATGTCCATGACGTGCAGGCCCGCGAAAACAGAAAGAAATCTCTTGACCACTACAGATAA
- a CDS encoding tyrosine-type recombinase/integrase, with translation MSRRCAEWNHAKQHRLLAQLKGFWAEDVWDMQSCPMQGLSLKANQRRLRLECKSRTINGELKYAFWKKFAEGQWTSTQELTRVHLLVRWLNSLKHLPVSLMERDLESWKRSYTAYLRRCGMYRMGITHRMDSSQQPRVTPRDSAYISTLRQAYLVLSDAYDDRPEQEKDIWDLRRVSMLHNPTLSPGPLNFLKIRQPWLRVAAKSHLAYSLPIYAEGTCRTRLQSLVCFSEFLAAAKPQATARSITRPLLLRYLSYLPSRVCTGARKNHVINLRTFLEMAHRERWLPVGPERLIHDEEVPQPMKHQPRYIPSTVLDQLNQHLHDLKPSWMRKVLILQECGMRISELLQLSLDCLSQDARGIYYLRYLQGKVRRENAIPVSQEIAHVVQEQQASVRERHRDFYLLFPSERGRPIRQASFAQVINQLAYNHRITDANGNLFRFQSHQFRHTVGTRMINLGVPHHIIQRYLGHKGPEMTSRYAHIHDSTMREKLSEYLAGTLVDVAGHKVVEDSVNDTVELQWFTRNVLAQALTNGYCAIPTVAGPCPHPNACLNCAHFRTDITFLDVHRAELRETERVIAKADANGWTRQSEMNARKRTNLVNIITTLEETHA, from the coding sequence ATGAGCCGCCGATGCGCGGAGTGGAATCACGCCAAGCAGCATCGCCTTCTCGCTCAACTAAAGGGCTTCTGGGCGGAAGATGTCTGGGACATGCAGAGCTGCCCGATGCAAGGTCTATCGCTGAAGGCAAACCAACGTCGTCTCCGGCTCGAATGCAAGTCGAGAACGATCAACGGAGAGCTGAAGTATGCGTTCTGGAAGAAGTTCGCTGAGGGCCAGTGGACAAGCACACAAGAGCTGACGAGGGTGCATCTGCTCGTGAGATGGCTCAACAGCCTAAAGCATCTTCCGGTATCGCTCATGGAGCGTGACCTGGAATCGTGGAAGCGTTCGTACACGGCTTATCTTCGACGCTGCGGGATGTATCGCATGGGCATAACCCATCGCATGGATAGCAGCCAGCAACCGCGTGTGACACCGCGCGATAGCGCGTATATCAGCACTCTGCGGCAGGCATACCTTGTTCTGAGCGACGCGTATGATGACCGACCGGAGCAGGAAAAGGACATATGGGATCTGCGACGCGTATCAATGCTGCACAACCCAACGCTGTCTCCGGGGCCGCTGAACTTCCTGAAGATCAGGCAGCCCTGGCTCCGTGTCGCGGCAAAGTCACATCTTGCATACAGTCTCCCGATCTATGCGGAGGGAACGTGTCGAACACGGCTGCAATCTCTGGTCTGCTTCTCGGAGTTCCTCGCTGCCGCCAAGCCTCAAGCCACGGCCCGTTCGATCACGCGTCCGCTGCTGTTGCGCTATCTGAGCTACCTTCCGAGCCGAGTGTGTACCGGCGCGAGAAAGAACCATGTCATCAACCTGCGGACGTTCCTTGAAATGGCTCATCGTGAGCGGTGGTTGCCGGTTGGTCCCGAGCGGCTGATCCACGACGAAGAGGTTCCGCAGCCAATGAAGCATCAGCCTCGTTATATCCCTTCGACGGTGCTCGACCAACTGAACCAGCACCTTCATGACCTGAAGCCATCGTGGATGCGGAAGGTGCTCATCTTGCAAGAGTGCGGCATGCGAATCAGCGAGCTGCTGCAGCTCTCGCTGGACTGCCTCTCGCAGGACGCGCGTGGCATCTACTATCTCCGTTACCTCCAGGGCAAGGTTCGGCGGGAGAACGCGATCCCTGTATCGCAGGAGATAGCGCATGTCGTGCAGGAGCAGCAAGCGTCAGTTCGGGAACGTCATCGAGACTTCTACCTTCTGTTCCCCAGCGAACGGGGTCGTCCGATCCGCCAGGCCAGCTTCGCGCAGGTCATCAATCAGCTCGCCTACAACCATCGCATCACGGATGCGAATGGGAACCTCTTCCGCTTCCAGTCACACCAGTTCCGCCACACGGTGGGCACGCGCATGATCAATCTCGGCGTACCTCACCACATCATCCAGCGCTACCTGGGGCACAAGGGCCCCGAGATGACCAGCCGTTACGCCCATATCCACGACAGCACGATGCGGGAGAAACTCTCTGAGTATCTTGCAGGCACGCTGGTTGATGTCGCTGGACATAAGGTCGTGGAAGACAGCGTCAACGATACGGTCGAGCTGCAGTGGTTCACCCGTAACGTGCTCGCGCAGGCTCTGACCAATGGCTACTGTGCGATCCCCACGGTGGCTGGCCCTTGCCCTCATCCGAACGCCTGTCTGAACTGCGCTCACTTCCGCACCGACATCACCTTCCTGGACGTTCATCGTGCCGAACTGCGCGAGACCGAACGCGTCATCGCCAAAGCCGATGCGAACGGCTGGACGCGACAAAGCGAGATGAATGCGCGCAAACGAACGAATCTGGTAAACATCATCACCACTCTGGAGGAGACACATGCGTAG
- a CDS encoding tyrosine-type recombinase/integrase, with amino-acid sequence MADSHERSWIVLDASGRPITEVNEYLLYLHHLGRSPNTVRAYAHHLQLFHEFLIDSRRNWKKLALTDLATFVGWLRLSSRKAKEPRSDSTINVVLAAVGSFYEYQDRLGVETEISRSRRFGAKSPYKPFLHQINRTQSLRQAVMRVRTTKLLPKVLIAADVQRLLDACIHLRDRLLLCLLYESGMRIGQVLGLRHADIRSFDGEIEIVPRLNLNGARAKSRTAYVVHVSKEAMSLYADYLVHECQEASNDYVFVNCWGGRIGAPMNYATVIDLFRALGKRTGLHITPHMFRHTHATELLRAGWDAAYVQKRLGHAHIQTTTSTYAHLSGEDMGAAYARYLRERER; translated from the coding sequence ATGGCAGATAGCCATGAGCGCAGTTGGATCGTCCTCGATGCGAGCGGACGACCCATTACAGAAGTCAATGAATACCTGCTGTATCTTCACCATCTCGGGCGGTCCCCGAACACGGTCAGAGCCTATGCTCATCATCTTCAGCTCTTCCACGAGTTCCTGATAGACTCCCGTCGCAACTGGAAGAAGCTGGCTCTGACCGATCTGGCCACATTCGTGGGCTGGCTACGTCTGTCATCGAGGAAGGCCAAGGAGCCGCGTTCCGACTCGACAATCAACGTAGTGCTGGCGGCAGTGGGATCGTTCTATGAATATCAGGACAGGCTGGGTGTAGAGACGGAGATCAGCCGTTCACGCCGCTTCGGAGCAAAGAGTCCCTACAAGCCGTTTCTTCACCAAATCAATCGGACACAATCTCTGCGACAAGCTGTGATGCGTGTGCGAACAACGAAGCTGTTGCCCAAGGTTCTTATAGCCGCCGACGTTCAGCGGCTGCTGGATGCCTGCATCCATCTTCGGGATCGCTTGCTGTTGTGCCTGCTGTATGAAAGTGGGATGCGCATCGGCCAAGTGCTTGGCCTGCGACACGCAGATATCCGTTCGTTCGATGGCGAGATCGAAATCGTTCCACGTCTAAATCTGAATGGGGCACGCGCAAAGTCGCGCACCGCCTACGTCGTCCATGTCTCAAAGGAGGCCATGTCGCTGTATGCAGACTACCTCGTGCACGAGTGCCAAGAAGCTTCGAACGACTACGTGTTCGTGAACTGCTGGGGCGGCCGCATCGGGGCTCCGATGAACTATGCGACCGTCATCGATCTGTTCCGCGCTCTCGGTAAGCGAACTGGGCTGCATATAACGCCACACATGTTCCGGCACACGCATGCAACCGAGTTGCTGCGAGCTGGATGGGATGCGGCCTATGTGCAAAAGCGGCTGGGTCACGCCCATATCCAGACTACGACGAGCACCTACGCGCATCTGTCCGGTGAAGATATGGGAGCGGCGTACGCACGCTATCTGCGGGAGCGTGAACGATGA
- a CDS encoding chromosome partitioning protein ParB translates to MEEAEGYKRLLTLTEPTYTVEQIAAKVGKTPAYITTRLKLTELCDEAAAAFYQDHVGVGHALLLAKLPPEQQKPALRACFKEVYNGGEKPTRVLLPVRNLQFWIATNVLLILKDAPFNKRDAQLVPMAASCADCPKRTGHNKLLFGDDLGKQGDQCTDPTCYQAKVEAHVAKTIAAKPELVQISTAYGAQPEGSPVLPRNKYTAIRDDRPKSNDEAKRPEFKQCKYTAEAIITEGSDVGTIHKVCANLNCPVHHPKQTGGRDEARWKAEQEKQRRDQTIANATGLRVLSAIAAAVPVRLLKRDLFFVLEKLVPVLDESRIETLARQHGIRQKRDEGGTAKTLLAFMRRADEGTLSRLMVEATILLASSRQNGATVLKDAAALYKVDTEAIGQKVKQEFAAKAKAKKEPKPEAKPAPKAKKAA, encoded by the coding sequence ATGGAGGAAGCCGAAGGCTACAAGCGCCTGCTGACGCTGACAGAGCCGACCTATACCGTCGAGCAGATCGCCGCGAAGGTCGGCAAGACTCCTGCCTACATCACGACGCGTCTGAAACTCACCGAGTTGTGCGATGAAGCTGCCGCTGCGTTCTATCAAGACCATGTCGGCGTTGGTCACGCGCTCTTGTTGGCGAAGCTGCCGCCAGAGCAACAGAAGCCCGCCCTTCGGGCTTGCTTCAAGGAGGTCTACAACGGCGGGGAGAAGCCGACGCGCGTTCTGCTGCCTGTCCGCAATCTGCAATTCTGGATTGCGACCAACGTTTTGCTCATCCTCAAGGATGCGCCCTTCAACAAGCGGGACGCGCAACTTGTGCCGATGGCTGCCAGTTGCGCCGATTGCCCCAAGCGCACAGGCCACAACAAGCTGCTCTTCGGGGATGACCTTGGCAAGCAGGGCGACCAGTGCACCGACCCCACCTGCTATCAAGCCAAGGTCGAAGCACACGTTGCGAAGACCATCGCCGCGAAGCCGGAACTCGTCCAAATCAGCACGGCCTATGGTGCGCAACCGGAAGGCAGCCCCGTCTTGCCACGGAACAAGTACACCGCGATACGTGACGACCGCCCCAAGTCCAACGATGAGGCGAAACGTCCCGAGTTCAAGCAGTGCAAGTACACCGCCGAGGCCATCATCACCGAGGGCAGCGATGTCGGCACCATCCACAAGGTATGCGCGAACCTGAATTGCCCGGTGCATCATCCCAAGCAAACAGGCGGACGGGATGAGGCGCGATGGAAGGCCGAACAGGAGAAGCAGCGCCGCGATCAGACCATCGCCAATGCGACCGGGCTTCGCGTCCTCTCTGCCATCGCCGCCGCCGTCCCGGTGCGCCTACTCAAGCGCGATCTCTTCTTCGTACTGGAGAAGTTGGTCCCCGTCTTGGATGAGTCGCGCATCGAGACGTTGGCGCGTCAACATGGCATCCGGCAGAAGCGGGATGAGGGAGGCACCGCGAAAACGCTACTCGCATTCATGCGCCGCGCCGATGAAGGCACGCTGTCCCGGCTGATGGTCGAGGCGACGATACTCCTCGCATCGTCCCGCCAAAATGGAGCGACGGTCTTGAAGGATGCCGCGGCCCTGTACAAAGTGGACACCGAAGCCATCGGCCAGAAGGTCAAACAGGAATTCGCCGCGAAGGCCAAGGCGAAGAAAGAACCCAAGCCAGAAGCCAAACCCGCACCCAAGGCCAAGAAAGCGGCCTGA